A window from Drosophila yakuba strain Tai18E2 chromosome 3L, Prin_Dyak_Tai18E2_2.1, whole genome shotgun sequence encodes these proteins:
- the LOC26535776 gene encoding salivary glue protein Sgs-3-like codes for MKVTIAYAFASILLLGFANIANGSDCGCPTTSPKPCPTTAPTCAPTTTTTTTTTCAPPTTTTTTTTCAPPTRPPPCTEATTTTKKPTVKTTTTTRKTTVKATTRKPTKTTRKTTVKATTRRPTKTTRKTTVKATTKKPTTTTKRTTTKRTTTKRTTPKTTKTTKRTTVKATTTKRTTPKTTKTTKRTTVKATTTKRATPKTTTTKRTTTKHTTTKPKTTTTTKRPTPKTTTRKPTNKPCGCKPCGPGGKPCDGCPKRDALCQDLVGMTRQLERRIRQCVCGEKQWML; via the exons ATGAAAGTGACAATTGCCTACGCTTTTG CGAGCATCTTGCTCCTTGGCTTCGCCAATATCGCCAACGGTTCGGATTGTGGTTGCCCCACGACCTCTCCCAAGCCCTGCCCAACAACGGCACCGACTTGTGCGCCAActacaaccacaacaacaacaactacttGTGCGCcacccacaacaacaacgacaactaCCACTTGTGCGCCACCCACAAGGCCACCTCCATGCACTGAAGCCACCACAACCACTAAAAAGCCAACAGTAAAAACCACCACAACAACCAGGAAGACAACGGTGAAAGCCACCACAAGGAAACCCACCAAAACGACCAGAAAGACAACAGTAAAAGCCACCACAAGGAGGCCCACCAAAACAACCAGAAAGACAACAGTAAAAGCCACCACAAAGAAGCCCACCACAACAACTAAACGTACAACAACTAAACGTACAACAACTAAGCGTACAACACCAAAGACCACCAAAACAACTAAACGTACAACAGTAAAAGCCACCACTACTAAACGTACAACACCAAAGACCACCAAAACAACTAAACGTACAACAGTAAAAGCCACCACAACTAAACGAGCAACACCAAAGACCACCACAACTAAACGTACAACAACTAAACATACAACAACTAAACCAAAGACCACAACCACAACTAAACGTCCAACACCAAAGACCACCACAAGAAAACCCACCAATAAGCCATGTGGCTGCAAGCCCTGCGGCCCTGGAGGTAAACCCTGCGATGGATGTCCTAAGAGGGATGCACTGTGCCAGGATCTTGTCGGCATGACTCGCCAGCTCGAGCGCAGGATCCGCCAGTGCGTCTGCGGTGAAAAGCAATGGATGTTGTAA
- the LOC6533735 gene encoding protein O-mannosyltransferase 1 has protein sequence MSATYTNTITQRRKTAKVKQQSQPQQQQQWTDSDMSCESNERLHFRSRSTNSKQQQQHTAHSNSPSPLCCNGARALTMLNCCVDVNCHLNAPLRGSVNRHTTPTPTPTATPTPVPTPKQASPSPTSDRSRSLSRSLSPSRSRSLSCQKQINKNSAGAASAAERKTASASTQPFTVNLSIDLFSWTLFLLAFGTRFYKLATPPHIVFDELHYGKYISMYMRNIFFFDQHPPLGKQLIAGLVSMAGYDGNYTFNRIGEPYAPEMPIFWFRFVPAMCGSLLAPGVYNLLLEAKLSRWSAALGGLLVVLDNSLLTQSRFVLMESMLLLATTVGIACLLRFQRSRLGSLEWFFSGTTAAVFLGAAGTVKYVGFLALGLAFYLLCRHLWQLLYDANLTDRQLWMHAISRLLIFVGIPFAVYVGVFYVHFKTLYRAGPHDSIMTSAFQASLDGGLASITQGQPLAVVHGSQITLRHTHGRTCWLHSHAAVYPVRYPDKRGSSHQQQVTCYSFKDVNNWWLVKRPTKENLVVGDEPDIIRHGEIIQLVHGITSRALNSHDVAAPMTPQCQEVSCYIDYEIKMAGELLWRVDILNRDSEGDIWHAIKSEVRLVHVSTEASLKFSGLQLPEWGFNQHEVVADREKGIHEDTIWNVEEHRYTQTEDHRERERQMLTAEMIPTKRTHISFWAKLLELQSKMLFQAKSVPSHMYSSMPHEWPLMDKGIAYWLDSKSSAQIYLLGNVLIWYTATTGILVYAGLLAFYAMRRQRLCFDISEQEWQRFIIAGDTFFMGYVMHYLPYFCVDRTLFLHNYLPAFVFKLLLLCFVADHLDYLLRRFCTGRGVHLVRLYRLMLILWLVGVLSIFSKFIPFSYGAKKMTLNEVRNLRWKDTWDFVLHKNHHLH, from the exons ATGTCTGCCACCTACACCAATACAATTACACAGCGCCGCAAGACGGCCAAAGTGAAGCAGCAAtcacaaccacaacaacaacaacaatggacGGACAGCGATATGAGCTGCGAGTCAAACGAAAGACTTCACTTTCGCAGCCGTTCAACAAACTcgaagcaacaacaacaacacacgGCACACAGCAACTCACCTTCACCACTGTGCTGTAACGGTGCTCGTGCTCTAACAATGCTCAATTGCTGCGTCGACGTCAACTGTCATTTGAATGCGCCGCTGCGCGGCAGCGTTAACCGGCACACGACGCCAACGCCGACACCGACTGCGACTCCAACGCCGGTACCGACGCCAAAACAAGCCTCCCCCTCGCCAACCTCCGATCGTTCGCGCTCACTCTCACGTTCGCTCTCGCCCTCTCGGTCTCGCTCGCTCTCCTGCCAAAAACAGATCAACAAGAACAGCGCAGGCGCAGCATCTGCAGCTGAAAGAAAAACAGCTAGTGCGAGTACGCAGCCATTTACCGTTAACCTGAGCATCGATCTCTTCAGTTGGACTCTCTTTCTCTTGGCCTTCGGCACGCGTTTCTACAAGCTGGCAACGCCGCCGCACATCGT TTTTGATGAACTGCACTACGGCAAGTACATCTCCATGTACATGCGCAACATTTTCTTCTTTGATCAACATCCGCCACTGGGCAAACAGCTGATCGCCGGACTGGTGAGCATGGCTGGCTACGATGGCAATTACACCTTCAACCGGATTGGAGAGCCCTATGCGCCGGAAATGCCCATATTTTGGTTCCGGTTTGTGCCAGCCATGTGCGGCAGTCTACTGGCCCCCGGCGTTTACAATCTGTTGCTGGAGGCTAAACTCAGTCGCTGGTCAGCCGCCTTGGGTGGTCTGCTTGTGGTCCTGGACAACTCCTTGCTGACGCAATCCCGCTTTGTTCTCATGGAAtcaatgctgctgctggccaccacAGTGGGCATCGCCTGTTTGCTCCGCTTCCAACGAAGTCGCCTAGGCAGTCTTGAATGGTTCTTTAGTGGAACGACAGCTGCCGTCTTCTTGGGAGCCGCCGGAACAGTCAAGTACGTTGGATTCCTGGCACTGGGGCTAGCCTTTTATTTGCTGTGTCGACACCTGTGGCAACTGCTCTACGACGCCAATCTTACCG ATCGCCAACTATGGATGCATGCCATAAGTCGCCTGTTAATCTTCGTTGGCATTCCATTTGCCGTCTATGTGGGAGTCTTCTATGTCCACTTCAAGACGCTATACCGGGCTGGACCGCACGATAGTATCATGACTAGCGCGTTTCAGGCCTCGTTGGATGGAGGACTGGCATCGATCACACAAGGACAGCCTTTGGCAGTGGTTCATGGCTCCCAAATCACACTGCGCCATACCCACGGACGCACCTGCTGGCTGCACTCGCATGCAGCTGTCTATCCGGTGCGGTACCCGGACAAGAGGGGCTCCTCGCACCAGCAGCAGGTCACCTGCTACTCCTTCAAGGATGTGAACAACTGGTGGCTGGTTAAGCGACCAACAAAGGAAAACCTAGTGGTGGGAGATGAGCCGGATATCATCCGACACGGTGAAATTATTCAGTTGGTCCATGGTATCACGAGCCGAGCACTGAACTCACACGATGTGGCTGCGCCAATGACACCGCAGTGCCAGGAGGTCAGCTGTTACATAGATTACGAGATCAAGATGGCCGGTGAGCTGCTGTGGCGCGTGGACATTCTGAATCGCGATTCCGAGGGTGACATTTGGCATGCCATCAAGTCGGAGGTCCGCCTCGTTCACGTGTCCACAGAAGCCTCCTTGAAGTTCAGCGGCCTCCAACTTCCCGAATGGGGTTTCAATCAGCACGAGGTGGTGGCGGATCGAGAAAAGGGAATACACGAGGATACCATCTGGAATGTTGAGGAGCATCGCTACACACAGA CTGAAGACCATCGGGAGCGAGAGCGCCAGATGCTAACAGCCGAAATGATACCCACAAAGCGGACGCACATCTCGTTCTGGGCCAAGTTACTGGAGCTCCAGTCCAAGATGCTGTTCCAAGCGAAGTCAGTGCCAAGTCACATGTACAGCTCGATGCCGCACGAGTGGCCGCTGATGGACAAGGGCATCGCCTACTGGTTGGATTCAAAGTCCAGTGCGCAGATCTATTTGCTGGGAAACGTACTCATCTGGTACACAGCCACCACGGGAATACTTGTCTACGCCGGACTACTGGCCTTCTACGCTATGCGGCGGCAACGACTTTGCTTCGATATTTCGGAGCAGGAGTGGCAGCGATTCATCATTGCCGGTGATACCTTCTTTATGGGCTACGTGATGCACTATCTGCCGTACTTTTGTGTGGATCGTACACTTTTCCTGCACAATTACTTGCCAGCCTTTGTGTTTAAGCTACTTCTATTGTGCTTTGTTGCGGATCATCTGGACTATCTGCTCAGACGCTTCTGCACCGGGCGTGGTGTCCACTTGGTGCGCCTGTATCGCCTAATGCTAATCCTGTGGTTGGTGGGCGTGCTCAGCATTTTCTCGAAGTTTATTCCATTCAGTTATGGTGCGAAAAAAATGACCTTAAATGAGGTTCGCAATCTTCGATGGAAGGATACCTGGGACTTTGTTCTGCACAAAAACCACCACCTGCACTGA
- the LOC26534562 gene encoding uncharacterized protein LOC26534562, giving the protein MKFLYVFLVIALAIQLAASASNTTSTHKTKVVVTRRKTAH; this is encoded by the coding sequence ATGAAGTTCCTCTACGTATTCCTCGTTATCGCCTTGGCCATCCAATTGGCGGCTTCAGCATCCAATACAACTAGTACCCACAAGACTAAAGTAGTCGTGACCCGCAGAAAAACCGCACATTAA
- the LOC6533736 gene encoding protein new-glue 3 — MKYSCVLLLLTTVACFLVSLTSATTTTTTTTDATTTTTTTTASSSDTTTTTASSSDTTTTTDSSSSKKKKHVVHYKRKVHKPKKVKKIHRKKNRSG, encoded by the coding sequence ATGAAGTACTCCTGTGTCCTGCTCCTTTTGACCACCGTTGCCTGTTTCCTAGTGAGCCTGACCAGTGCAACTACCacgaccaccaccacgacAGATGCCACTACCAcgaccaccacaaccaccgcGTCGTCGTCTGACACCACTACCACGACAGCTTCGTCCTCGGACACCACCACTACCACGGATTCGTCCTCCTCCAAAAAGAAGAAGCACGTGGTCCACTACAAACGCAAGGTGCACAAGCCCAAGAAGGTCAAGAAGATCCACAGGAAGAAGAACCGCAGCGGTTAA
- the LOC6533741 gene encoding uncharacterized protein LOC6533741 → MQAKSNSSRSRSRSNNKCNQNKDAALLTLKPAQGQSTKSGHAHESRHGGGGDGDDDGDVDDVALRCDAPSSQPTTAYYSRPASPDPETLPLPLPLPLPLPLELPHVLPNICHTQEQR, encoded by the coding sequence ATGCAGGCCAAGTCGAACAGcagccgcagtcgcagtcgcagcaacaacaagtgcaaCCAAAACAAAGATGCTGCGCTCCTGACACTGAAACCCGCACAAGGCCAATCGACGAAATCAGGCCACGCACACGAATCCCGACAcggtggcggtggcgatggcgatgacgatggcgatgtAGATGACGTAGCTTTGCGATGCGATGCCCCCAGCAGTCAGCCTACCACAGCCTACTACAGCAGGCCGGCTTCCCCAGACCCGGAGacacttccacttccactcccacttccactccctCTTCCACTCGAACTCCCACATGTACTGCCAAACATCTGCCATACGCAGGAGCAGAGGTAA
- the LOC120321579 gene encoding uncharacterized protein LOC120321579, giving the protein MKFLYVFLVIALAIQLAASASNSTSTHKNKIVVTRRKTAH; this is encoded by the coding sequence ATGAAGTTCCTCTACGTATTCCTCGTTATAGCCTTGGCCATCCAATTGGCAGCTTCAGCTAGCAATTCAACTAGTACCCACAAGAATAAAATAGTCGTGACCCGCAGAAAAACCGCACATTAA
- the LOC120321398 gene encoding putative uncharacterized protein DDB_G0275629 has product MKFLFVVALIVLAIQLASSASTTTTTTTTTTDATTTTTTTTDATTTTTTAASTHKKRCWKGNNWCHTRIPKRKCKHPRRCHKTVVIVTHKKN; this is encoded by the coding sequence ATGAAGTTCCTATTCGTGGTAGCCCTCATTGTCCTGGCCATCCAACTGGCTTCCTCAGCTAGTACAACTACTACAACCACTACAACAACCACCGATGccacaactacaacaaccaccaccaccgatgCCACCACCACGACGACAACCGCCGCTTCCACCCACAAGAAGCGTTGTTGGAAGGGCAACAACTGGTGCCACACCCGCATCCCCAAGAGAAAGTGCAAGCACCCAAGGAGGTGCCACAAGACCGTCGTGATTGTGACCCACAAGAAAAACTAA
- the LOC6533734 gene encoding EF-hand domain-containing family member B isoform X1, which translates to MANKGHFIDRNANIPTAGLSTSGLDGEEGVKVCLSISNAEELAESLVRRHCVQINEKSNHLPAGSVLPSSSIRDLLSGELQKSRFTSFKEKFYEEMYFRKSTLGKVKKTYSKPDSVTNTSQTFGSPSSPGQSESLYGVILPAKSAEQVNKEYEAFHDKYIISHNHYFPSEQVNRRYSQPFDRNSPSGNFHTVGDFGLKVKRCLVEGENHLKVIGKAQVDFLNRTEAPLGMRNKKYTYAVPDITFGVPLRSNGDVKMLLNNIEPCHKTNRLLGAIRYLNKKRHSLRNPLEFHKYVLNSVLERSDTDKTGHLPLARILEIFRSFHIRLDAHKIRLALSNFRMIVDEGCATERVNYLDFLRLLSIQKSLPKTGNLTNVSDVSCLDTTYHLLCADRQKKFKDDNTINRNLKEHKTSVKDLITPVLATLRGLTPGDFTCLRSKGEIERIFRSLVPTDKFEAIWQSLMTEFKDQNETASVSQFRAEMHKQLEVTYL; encoded by the exons ATGGCCAACAAGGGACACTTTATAGatagaaatgcaaatattcCGACTGCAGGATTGTCTACCTCTGGATTAGATGGCGAGGAAGGTGTAAAAGTATGTCTAAGTATCAGCAATGCAGAAGAATTGGCTGAGAGTCTAGTGAGGCGCCATTGCGTACAGATCAATGAAAAATCAAACCATCTTCCGGCCGGTTCAGTTcttcccagcagcagcatccggGATTTGCTTAGCGGCGAGCTGCAGAAGTCCCGCTTTACGTCCTTCAAGGAGAAGTTCTACGAGGAAATGTACTTTAGAAAATCCACTTTGGGCAAGGTGAAGAAGACGTACTCCAAGCCGGACAGCGTGACCAATACAAGCCAAACCTTCGGAAGTCCATCGAGTCCAGGCCAATCTGAATCCCTTTATGGCGTTATATTGCCGGCCAAATCGGCGGAGCAAGTGAACAAGGAGTACGAGGCTTTCCACGACAAGTACATCATCAGCCACAATCACTACTTTCCCTCTGAGCAGGTCAATCGCAG atATTCCCAACCATTTGATCGAAATTCACCTTCTGGAAATTTTCACACGGTCGGCGACTTTGGACTCAAAGTGAAACGATGTCTTGTGGAAGGTGAAAACCACCTGAAGGTTATTGGCAAGGCACAAGTGGACTTTCTGAATCGCACCGAGGCGCCTCTCGGCATGCGAAACAAAAA GTACACTTATGCAGTGCCGGATATAACTTTCGGTGTTCCACTGCGCAGCAATGGCGATGTGAAGATGCTGCTTAATAATATCGAACCGTGCCACAAAACTAACCGGCTACTGGGTGCCATACGCTATTTGAACAAAAAGCGTCACAGTTTGCGGAATCCCCTTGAATTTCACAAGTACGTACTAAATTCGGTGCTGGAGAGGAGTGATACGGATAAGACGGGTCACTTGCCACTGGCACGCATCTTAGAAATCTTCAGAAGCTTCCACATCCGCCTGGATGCGCACAAAATCCGTCTGGCCTTGTCCAATTTCCGGATGATTGTGGACGAGGGATGTGCCACGGAGCGGGTGAATTACCTCGATTTTCTCCGCCTTCTCTCGATTCAGAAGTCTCTGCCGAAAACAGGTAACCTGACCAATGTTTCCGATGTCAGTTGCCTGGACACCACGTATCACTTGCTCTGCGCCGATCGTCAAAAGAAGTTCAAGGATGATAATACAATAAACCGGAATCTCAAAGAGCATAAAACGAGTGTCAAGGATCTCATAACACCGGTTTTGGCCACTTTACGTGGCCTAACACCTGGTGATTTCACCTGTTTGCGGTCCAAAGGAGAAATCGAACGTATCTTCAGAAGTCTCGTACCAACTGATAAATTCGAAGCCATTTGGCAGAGTTTAATGACTGAGTTCAAGGACCAGAATGAAACGGCATCCGTTTCGCAGTTTCGTGCTGAAATGCACAAACAATTGGAGGTCACATATTTATAA
- the LOC6533737 gene encoding protein new-glue 3 has product MKYSCVLLLLATVACFLVSLTSATTTTTTTTDATTTTTTTTASSSDTTTTTASSSDTTTTTDSSSSKKKKHVVHYKRKVHKPKKVKKIHRKKNRSG; this is encoded by the coding sequence ATGAAGTACTCCTGTGTCCTGCTCCTTTTGGCCACCGTCGCCTGTTTCCTGGTGAGCCTGACCAGTGCAACTACCacgaccaccaccacgacAGATGCCACTACCAcgaccaccacaaccaccgcCTCGTCTTCTGACACCACTACCACGACAGCGTCGTCCTCGGACACCACCACTACCACGGATTCGTCCTCCTCCAAAAAGAAGAAGCACGTGGTACACTACAAGCGCAAGGTGCACAAGCCCAAGAAGGTCAAGAAGATCCACAGGAAGAAGAACCGCAGTGGTTAA
- the LOC6540560 gene encoding protein new-glue 3, with the protein MKYSCVLLLLATVACFLVSLSSATTTTTTTTDATTTTTTTAASSSDTTTTTASSSDTTTTTESSSSKKKKHKIRYKNKRHEPKKKITIHRKKSRKD; encoded by the coding sequence ATGAAGTACTCCTGTGTCCTGCTCCTTTTGGCCACCGTTGCCTGTTTCCTGGTGAGCCTGTCCAGTGCAACTACCacgaccaccaccacgacAGATGCCACTACCACGACCACCACAACCGCCGCCTCGTCGTCTGACACCACTACCACGACAGCTTCGTCCTCGGACACCACCACTACCACGGAATCATCCTCCtccaagaagaagaagcacaaGATCCGCTACAAGAACAAGAGACACGAACCCAAGAAGAAGATCACCATCCACAGGAAGAAAAGCCGCAAGGACTAA
- the LOC120321397 gene encoding uncharacterized protein LOC120321397, giving the protein MNVYLLTLAFSILLDRSVICRQRYQKENSYQVVGVDCGENESVSCMIIKCPDDEFCPAANFCYNPKCVCRKGYRRLNGVCVPKHSSLHLNKVKLETALLEMPYREL; this is encoded by the exons ATGAATGTATACCTATTAACATTAGCATTTAGTATTTTATTAGACAGATCAGTTATATGTAGGCAAAGATATCAAAAAG AAAACAGCTACCAAGTTGTGGGCGTGGATTGTGGTGAAAATGAGTCAGTAAGTTGCATGATTATCAAATGCCCGGATGATGAATTTTGTCCGGCGGCAAACTTCTGCTATAATCCCAAGTGCGTTTGCCGCAAAGGATATCGGCGCCTCAATGGAGTCTGTGTGCCGAAACACAGTTCTCTGCATCTCAACAAAGTTAAGTTGGAAACGGCTTTACTGGAAATGCCTTATAGGGAGCTATAA
- the LOC6533734 gene encoding EF-hand domain-containing family member B isoform X3, producing the protein MANKGHFIDRNANIPTAGLSTSGLDGEEGVKVCLSISNAEELAESLVRRHCVQINEKSNHLPAGSVLPSSSIRDLLSGELQKSRFTSFKEKFYEEMYFRKSTLGKVKKTYSKPDSVTNTSQTFGSPSSPGQSESLYGVILPAKSAEQVNKEYEAFHDKYIISHNHYFPSEQVNRRYSQPFDRNSPSGNFHTVGDFGLKVKRCLVEGENHLKVIGKAQVDFLNRTEAPLGMRNKKHL; encoded by the exons ATGGCCAACAAGGGACACTTTATAGatagaaatgcaaatattcCGACTGCAGGATTGTCTACCTCTGGATTAGATGGCGAGGAAGGTGTAAAAGTATGTCTAAGTATCAGCAATGCAGAAGAATTGGCTGAGAGTCTAGTGAGGCGCCATTGCGTACAGATCAATGAAAAATCAAACCATCTTCCGGCCGGTTCAGTTcttcccagcagcagcatccggGATTTGCTTAGCGGCGAGCTGCAGAAGTCCCGCTTTACGTCCTTCAAGGAGAAGTTCTACGAGGAAATGTACTTTAGAAAATCCACTTTGGGCAAGGTGAAGAAGACGTACTCCAAGCCGGACAGCGTGACCAATACAAGCCAAACCTTCGGAAGTCCATCGAGTCCAGGCCAATCTGAATCCCTTTATGGCGTTATATTGCCGGCCAAATCGGCGGAGCAAGTGAACAAGGAGTACGAGGCTTTCCACGACAAGTACATCATCAGCCACAATCACTACTTTCCCTCTGAGCAGGTCAATCGCAG atATTCCCAACCATTTGATCGAAATTCACCTTCTGGAAATTTTCACACGGTCGGCGACTTTGGACTCAAAGTGAAACGATGTCTTGTGGAAGGTGAAAACCACCTGAAGGTTATTGGCAAGGCACAAGTGGACTTTCTGAATCGCACCGAGGCGCCTCTCGGCATGCGAAACAAAAA ACATCTGTAG
- the LOC6533734 gene encoding EF-hand domain-containing family member B isoform X2 translates to MANKGHFIDRNANIPTAGLSTSGLDGEEGVKVCLSISNAEELAESLVRRHCVQINEKSNHLPAGSVLPSSSIRDLLSGELQKSRFTSFKEKFYEEMYFRKSTLGKVKKTYSKPDSVTNTSQTFGSPSSPGQSESLYGVILPAKSAEQVNKEYEAFHDKYIISHNHYFPSEQVNRRYSQPFDRNSPSGNFHTVGDFGLKVKRCLVEGENHLKVIGKAQVDFLNRTEAPLGMRNKNYRHL, encoded by the exons ATGGCCAACAAGGGACACTTTATAGatagaaatgcaaatattcCGACTGCAGGATTGTCTACCTCTGGATTAGATGGCGAGGAAGGTGTAAAAGTATGTCTAAGTATCAGCAATGCAGAAGAATTGGCTGAGAGTCTAGTGAGGCGCCATTGCGTACAGATCAATGAAAAATCAAACCATCTTCCGGCCGGTTCAGTTcttcccagcagcagcatccggGATTTGCTTAGCGGCGAGCTGCAGAAGTCCCGCTTTACGTCCTTCAAGGAGAAGTTCTACGAGGAAATGTACTTTAGAAAATCCACTTTGGGCAAGGTGAAGAAGACGTACTCCAAGCCGGACAGCGTGACCAATACAAGCCAAACCTTCGGAAGTCCATCGAGTCCAGGCCAATCTGAATCCCTTTATGGCGTTATATTGCCGGCCAAATCGGCGGAGCAAGTGAACAAGGAGTACGAGGCTTTCCACGACAAGTACATCATCAGCCACAATCACTACTTTCCCTCTGAGCAGGTCAATCGCAG atATTCCCAACCATTTGATCGAAATTCACCTTCTGGAAATTTTCACACGGTCGGCGACTTTGGACTCAAAGTGAAACGATGTCTTGTGGAAGGTGAAAACCACCTGAAGGTTATTGGCAAGGCACAAGTGGACTTTCTGAATCGCACCGAGGCGCCTCTCGGCATGCGAAACAAAAA TTATAGACATCTGTAG